A part of Geoanaerobacter pelophilus genomic DNA contains:
- a CDS encoding lipoate--protein ligase family protein, translating into MNWRLIDTGPLPGPENMAVDEALLTCFNPDSSVPLLRLYGWQPPALSLGRFQDAAAVLDLYRCRADQLQVVRRITGGGAIYHAEELTYAIVCSPHHLPHAATVKDSFRILTAFLLRFYRGLGLNAAYAVDLTPDSSRLGERTPFCFAGKESFDIMLDGRKIGGNAQRRLKNVIFQHGSIPLRNMVNEGVTYLKESHADLNDAVTALADNGVAVREDELKESLSKAFSTAMTTELAPSVLTEEERETADNLICSRYGVDAWNLFGEAL; encoded by the coding sequence GTGAACTGGCGCCTGATTGACACCGGCCCGCTTCCCGGGCCGGAAAACATGGCTGTAGATGAGGCGCTGCTGACCTGCTTCAACCCGGACAGCTCCGTGCCGCTGCTCAGGCTATACGGCTGGCAGCCGCCAGCGTTGTCGCTCGGCAGGTTCCAGGATGCCGCGGCGGTGCTAGACCTCTACCGCTGCCGGGCCGACCAGCTCCAGGTAGTCAGAAGGATTACCGGCGGCGGCGCCATTTACCACGCCGAAGAGCTGACCTATGCTATTGTCTGCTCCCCGCACCATCTCCCCCATGCCGCTACCGTCAAAGATTCATTCCGGATACTGACCGCTTTCCTGCTCCGTTTCTATCGCGGCCTCGGCCTCAATGCTGCGTATGCTGTAGATCTGACGCCTGACAGTTCGAGGCTGGGAGAACGGACACCGTTCTGTTTTGCCGGCAAGGAGAGCTTTGATATCATGCTTGATGGGAGAAAGATCGGCGGCAATGCGCAGAGACGGCTTAAGAATGTGATCTTCCAGCATGGGTCGATTCCGCTGCGCAACATGGTCAATGAAGGCGTTACCTACCTGAAGGAAAGCCACGCAGATCTTAATGATGCCGTTACCGCTCTTGCGGATAATGGGGTGGCGGTTCGGGAAGATGAGCTGAAAGAGTCGCTGTCGAAGGCGTTTTCAACTGCAATGACCACAGAACTGGCCCCATCGGTCCTGACCGAAGAAGAGCGCGAAACAGCAGACAACCTCATTTGTTCCCGCTATGGAGTTGATGCCTGGAATTTATTCGGTGAGGCGCTATGA
- the lipA gene encoding lipoyl synthase, which yields MKIIRKPEWLQKRISPGSHAEMERLLGDLRLHTVCQEALCPNISECFSQKQATFLIMGNACTRLCTFCNVRQETPLPIDPEEPVRVAAAVERLGLAHVVITSPTRDDLPDGGAGHYAATVMAMRTISPATRIELLAPDFQGSRDSLATVLAAAPDIFGHNLETVPRLYEIRKGADYRRSLQLLAAAGEAAPSIPTKSGIMLGLGEGLDEVRSVMSDLRSAGCSYLSIGQYLAPSRNHQPVLEFVKPEIFDLLRTEGLALGFSHVESGPYVRSSYHAGSYTD from the coding sequence ATGAAGATTATAAGAAAACCGGAATGGCTGCAGAAGCGGATTTCCCCTGGATCGCACGCCGAGATGGAGCGGTTGCTGGGTGATCTGCGGCTGCACACGGTCTGCCAGGAGGCGCTCTGTCCCAATATCAGCGAATGCTTCAGCCAGAAGCAGGCGACCTTCCTCATCATGGGGAATGCCTGCACCCGGCTCTGCACCTTCTGCAACGTCAGGCAGGAGACGCCGCTACCGATTGACCCGGAAGAACCAGTCCGCGTGGCCGCAGCGGTTGAGCGGCTGGGACTGGCTCATGTGGTCATCACCAGCCCGACCCGCGACGATCTCCCCGATGGCGGGGCCGGTCATTATGCGGCAACAGTTATGGCAATGCGGACGATCTCGCCAGCTACCCGCATAGAGCTGCTGGCCCCTGATTTTCAGGGGAGCCGTGATAGCTTGGCAACTGTTCTAGCCGCTGCTCCCGATATCTTCGGCCATAATCTCGAAACCGTGCCGCGGCTCTATGAAATCCGCAAGGGAGCCGATTACCGGCGTTCGCTGCAACTGCTTGCTGCTGCTGGAGAGGCTGCTCCGTCGATCCCGACCAAATCAGGGATCATGCTGGGGTTGGGTGAGGGGCTGGACGAGGTGCGTAGCGTTATGTCCGACCTGCGCTCTGCCGGCTGTTCTTACCTGAGCATCGGCCAGTATCTGGCGCCTAGCCGCAATCATCAGCCGGTGCTTGAATTTGTGAAACCGGAGATATTCGACTTGCTTCGCACAGAAGGGTTGGCCCTCGGTTTCAGTCATGTCGAAAGTGGCCCGTATGTAAGAAGCTCATACCATGCCGGGAGTTATACTGATTAG
- a CDS encoding cytochrome c3 family protein has protein sequence MLKKLLALIPALAALTCLALPVHAEQGMAIDPATCLGCHSAKMSAAAYAASVHGKNACTSCHVEIVDLAKHMKGETKVHKVRCERCHKKENAEHYNSVHVQKGVMCADCHTDIHIHRYWKKDKRIAVAKCVQCHDKEAVYRTSVHGKAVAAGNQDSAACTDCHNLHEIKAIGDGKSREVREFHTKVCMKCHSDKEMMQRNNVFNVAVKTYMESYHGKNYRLGFPEKVAGCADCHTAHMVLPKNDPASSVNPQNMVKMCAKCHPKATPLFAKFYSHGEADRDKYPLLYWTLMAMTGLLVSTFIVFWIHSLLWMFRGFVENREKLAAMHEGHHHGPDCTEPHKQYRRFLKRHVFLHLLVIISFLGLSITGLPLKFSNQAWAKVFMEFFGGSANAGLIHRYCAGITFVYFSGALLLSFHFLFVRKDLPGNFLQRMFGPDSLMPTFRDIKDVTGMVRWFLFRGPKPTFERWTYWEKFDFIAVFWGMFAIGGSGLMLWFPEFFGMFLPGWAFNIATIVHSDEALLATGFIFTVHFFNTHGRPEKFPMDFVIFNGQISKEELLEERGDQWKRYQDMGIMEKYACKKTSGVMYDFFVKAFGFCAVIIGLTMVILMIFAFMHGGGH, from the coding sequence ATGTTGAAGAAGTTACTAGCTCTAATCCCAGCACTGGCTGCGCTGACCTGTCTAGCGCTGCCGGTCCATGCAGAGCAGGGCATGGCCATTGACCCTGCTACCTGTCTTGGCTGCCACAGCGCCAAGATGTCTGCTGCAGCCTATGCAGCTTCAGTACACGGCAAGAATGCCTGTACCAGCTGCCATGTGGAAATTGTAGATCTCGCCAAACATATGAAAGGCGAGACCAAGGTCCACAAAGTTCGTTGCGAGCGTTGCCACAAGAAGGAAAACGCCGAGCATTACAACAGCGTCCATGTGCAGAAAGGCGTCATGTGCGCCGACTGCCATACGGATATCCATATCCACCGCTACTGGAAAAAAGACAAACGGATTGCCGTGGCCAAGTGCGTACAGTGCCATGACAAGGAAGCAGTTTACCGGACGTCTGTACATGGCAAGGCCGTTGCAGCAGGCAATCAGGACTCTGCTGCCTGTACCGACTGCCATAACCTCCACGAAATCAAGGCTATTGGTGACGGTAAATCCAGGGAAGTCCGGGAGTTCCACACCAAGGTCTGCATGAAGTGTCATAGCGACAAGGAGATGATGCAGAGAAACAACGTCTTCAATGTTGCGGTTAAAACCTATATGGAGAGCTACCACGGCAAAAACTACCGCCTGGGCTTCCCGGAAAAGGTTGCCGGTTGCGCCGATTGCCACACTGCGCACATGGTTCTCCCCAAGAACGATCCGGCTTCCAGTGTCAATCCGCAGAACATGGTAAAGATGTGCGCCAAGTGCCACCCCAAGGCAACACCGCTCTTTGCCAAGTTTTATTCTCACGGGGAAGCCGACCGTGACAAGTATCCTTTGCTCTACTGGACCCTCATGGCCATGACCGGCCTGCTGGTATCCACATTTATTGTCTTCTGGATCCACTCGCTGCTCTGGATGTTCCGCGGCTTTGTTGAAAACCGTGAGAAGCTGGCAGCAATGCATGAAGGCCATCACCACGGTCCGGATTGCACCGAGCCGCACAAACAGTACCGCAGGTTCCTGAAGCGTCACGTATTCCTGCACCTGCTGGTCATCATCAGCTTCCTCGGTCTTTCGATCACCGGTCTGCCGCTCAAGTTCAGCAACCAGGCATGGGCCAAGGTGTTCATGGAGTTCTTTGGCGGTTCGGCCAATGCCGGCCTGATCCACCGTTACTGCGCCGGTATCACCTTCGTCTATTTCTCCGGCGCGCTGTTGCTCTCCTTCCACTTCCTGTTCGTCCGGAAGGATCTCCCCGGCAACTTCCTCCAGAGGATGTTCGGTCCTGACTCACTGATGCCTACCTTCAGGGACATCAAGGATGTCACCGGCATGGTGCGCTGGTTCCTGTTCAGAGGTCCGAAACCGACCTTTGAGCGGTGGACATACTGGGAGAAATTCGACTTCATCGCAGTCTTCTGGGGTATGTTCGCCATCGGCGGATCCGGGCTGATGCTCTGGTTCCCGGAATTCTTCGGCATGTTCCTGCCGGGCTGGGCATTCAACATCGCAACGATCGTCCATTCCGATGAGGCGTTGCTGGCTACCGGCTTTATCTTCACCGTCCACTTCTTCAACACCCATGGACGACCGGAGAAATTCCCGATGGACTTCGTCATCTTCAACGGCCAGATCTCCAAAGAGGAGCTGCTTGAAGAGCGTGGCGATCAGTGGAAGCGCTACCAGGATATGGGGATCATGGAGAAGTATGCCTGCAAGAAGACCAGCGGTGTCATGTATGACTTCTTTGTCAAGGCATTCGGCTTCTGTGCCGTGATCATTGGTCTGACCATGGTAATCCTGATGATCTTCGCCTTCATGCACGGCGGCGGTCACTGA
- a CDS encoding MXAN_5187 C-terminal domain-containing protein: MGIAEEIMIFEEKLNELVRKYEQYFLGLEKREPLKLLEEVDKTARKYVGTTIVNTMVKFKYNSLVARLQSYKQYWNRINRQIEEGRYSRDKFRMGMHQHNQELGNGGSASPANSDIDGVFAQYIEARKACNLGTEGINPESLKSTLLNQKESLRHKHNCSNIEFRVVIEDGKPKIKARPKT; encoded by the coding sequence ATGGGAATTGCTGAAGAAATAATGATTTTTGAGGAAAAGCTGAACGAACTCGTGCGCAAATACGAGCAGTATTTCCTTGGCCTGGAAAAGCGGGAGCCACTAAAACTTTTGGAAGAGGTTGACAAGACCGCGCGGAAATATGTTGGGACCACTATTGTCAACACCATGGTCAAATTCAAATACAACTCCCTGGTTGCCCGCCTGCAAAGCTACAAACAATACTGGAACAGGATCAACCGGCAAATCGAAGAAGGGCGCTATTCCAGAGACAAGTTCAGAATGGGGATGCACCAGCATAATCAGGAGCTTGGCAACGGCGGCTCCGCATCACCTGCCAACAGCGATATCGATGGCGTGTTTGCCCAGTACATTGAAGCGCGGAAAGCCTGTAACCTTGGGACCGAAGGCATCAACCCGGAATCACTGAAATCCACCCTGCTTAACCAAAAGGAATCTCTCCGGCATAAGCACAATTGCAGCAATATCGAGTTTCGCGTAGTGATCGAAGATGGCAAACCAAAGATAAAAGCCCGTCCGAAAACCTGA
- the glmU gene encoding bifunctional UDP-N-acetylglucosamine diphosphorylase/glucosamine-1-phosphate N-acetyltransferase GlmU: MSEVAALVLAAGKGTRMKSEHVKVLHEAGGVPLIDWPVAAAKEAGACRIVLIAGHQAEKVQAHFSNDPAISFALQEEQLGTGHAVACARSALGGFTGTVLILCGDVPLIRAETLSAMLDAHRARKAELTVLTTHVANPFGYGRIVKREGGRIIRIVEQKDATPEELQITEINSGIYCVEAGFLFDAVERLSNDNAQKEYYLTDIVKQAAEKDLMSLAFPISDADEVMGVNDRVQLATAGAVLRRRINEALMLSGVTMIDPTACYIDRSVTIGSDSIIHPNVHISSRTVIGKGCVIEPSVVIKNCVIAEKVTIKAGSVMTDSTIGEEAAIGPMAHLRPDSQLGPHVKIGNFVETKKIIMGEGSKASHLTYLGDASIGRDVNIGCGTITCNYDGVKKHRTVIGDGVFVGSDVQFVAPITVGANSLIAAGTTVTQDIPPDSLALARVPQVNKVDWVKKKRSA; this comes from the coding sequence ATGAGCGAAGTGGCGGCACTTGTCCTGGCAGCTGGCAAAGGTACCAGGATGAAGTCAGAGCATGTCAAGGTTCTGCATGAAGCAGGAGGCGTGCCTCTGATAGATTGGCCGGTAGCTGCCGCCAAAGAGGCGGGAGCCTGCAGAATAGTGCTGATTGCCGGGCATCAGGCTGAAAAGGTGCAGGCTCATTTCAGCAATGATCCGGCGATAAGTTTTGCCCTTCAGGAGGAGCAGCTCGGCACCGGCCATGCAGTTGCCTGCGCCAGGTCGGCACTGGGAGGTTTTACCGGAACTGTTCTCATCCTGTGTGGAGACGTGCCGCTGATCCGCGCGGAGACTCTAAGCGCGATGCTTGACGCCCACCGGGCTCGAAAAGCGGAATTGACGGTTCTTACCACTCATGTTGCCAACCCGTTCGGCTATGGTCGTATTGTCAAACGTGAAGGCGGACGCATAATCAGAATCGTGGAACAGAAGGATGCGACCCCTGAAGAGCTGCAGATAACGGAAATCAATTCCGGGATCTACTGCGTAGAGGCAGGGTTTCTTTTTGATGCCGTGGAGCGGCTCTCCAATGACAATGCCCAGAAGGAATACTACCTGACGGATATTGTCAAGCAGGCTGCGGAAAAGGACCTGATGAGCCTGGCATTCCCGATCAGTGATGCCGACGAGGTCATGGGAGTGAACGACCGGGTGCAGCTTGCCACTGCCGGGGCTGTGCTCCGCAGGCGGATTAATGAAGCGCTTATGCTGTCCGGGGTAACAATGATAGATCCGACAGCTTGTTATATTGACCGGAGCGTTACGATCGGCAGTGACTCCATTATTCACCCCAATGTGCATATTTCCAGTAGGACTGTAATCGGGAAAGGGTGCGTTATTGAGCCGTCGGTTGTGATTAAAAACTGTGTCATTGCCGAAAAAGTGACGATAAAAGCCGGGTCGGTCATGACTGACTCTACCATTGGCGAAGAGGCGGCCATTGGTCCGATGGCCCACCTGCGGCCTGATTCGCAGCTCGGGCCGCATGTCAAGATCGGCAATTTTGTGGAGACCAAGAAGATTATCATGGGTGAAGGTTCCAAGGCATCGCATCTGACCTACCTTGGCGATGCCTCTATCGGGCGTGACGTTAACATTGGCTGTGGCACGATAACCTGCAATTATGATGGGGTAAAGAAGCACCGCACCGTTATCGGTGATGGCGTTTTTGTCGGCAGCGATGTCCAGTTTGTCGCTCCGATCACTGTCGGTGCCAATTCACTTATTGCGGCAGGTACCACCGTTACCCAGGACATTCCGCCTGATTCGCTGGCCCTTGCCAGGGTTCCACAGGTAAACAAGGTAGATTGGGTCAAAAAGAAGAGGAGTGCGTAA